One window of Saccharopolyspora phatthalungensis genomic DNA carries:
- a CDS encoding DUF3093 domain-containing protein, with translation MSESVEAASLAGDTPGQANSKGHPVFRERLHAAWWTWPLPVIAAVLLAAEVHMGYPGVRAWLPYVVLVPLAIAVPVWLSRTKIEIVDGELWVGDAHLPLRFIDEVEVIAPAEQRRALGPDLDPAAFMVHRASIRTSVRIWLNDPADPTPYWVVSTRRPAELAAALRER, from the coding sequence GTGTCGGAGAGTGTAGAAGCGGCCAGCCTCGCCGGGGACACCCCCGGTCAGGCGAATTCGAAGGGGCATCCGGTGTTCCGCGAACGGTTGCACGCAGCGTGGTGGACGTGGCCGTTGCCGGTGATCGCCGCCGTGCTGCTCGCCGCCGAGGTGCACATGGGCTATCCGGGCGTGCGGGCGTGGCTGCCCTACGTCGTGCTGGTGCCGCTGGCGATCGCGGTCCCGGTGTGGCTGAGCCGCACCAAGATCGAGATCGTCGACGGCGAACTGTGGGTCGGTGACGCGCACCTGCCGTTGCGGTTCATCGACGAAGTCGAGGTCATCGCCCCGGCTGAGCAGCGCCGGGCTCTCGGCCCGGACCTGGATCCGGCCGCGTTCATGGTGCACCGGGCGTCGATCCGCACCTCTGTGCGGATCTGGTTGAACGACCCGGCCGACCCCACGCCCTACTGGGTCGTCAGCACGCGCCGCCCCGCCGAACTCGCCGCCGCCCTGCGGGAACGCTAA
- a CDS encoding DEAD/DEAH box helicase, which produces MLTDPSQAPSRPLRAWQRRALTKYLSSSPQDFLAVATPGAGKTTFGLRIAAELLADRTVEAVTVVAPTEHLKHQWALAAGGAGIPLDSNFRNSDGITSSDYRGVVVTYAQVAAHPTLHRVRTERRKTLVILDEVHHAGDAKSWGDAIREAFTPGVRRLSLTGTPFRSDDSPIPFIGYEPDADGSLRSRADHSYGYSDALNDGVVRPVLFLAYSGEARWRTNAGDEFSARLGEPLTAEQTARAWRTALDPSGEWIPTVLQAADTRLTQLRNGGLPDAGGLVIASDHVTAKAYAKTLHRLTGHDPVVVLSDDPQASGRIAEFAESEDRWMVAVRMVSEGVDVPRLAVGVYATSASTPLFFAQAVGRFVRARKPGETASIFLPSVPVLLELASQLEAQRDHVLGKPHREKDGWDDELLAAANSKRDEPGEEEKAFTSLGAEAELDQVIYDGSSFGTAAFSTSEEEQDYLGLPGLLEPDQVRALLRQRQEQQLEDVGKREAEAKAAKAAEQAEQRARPQSVQERLQKLRKELNTLVSLHHHRTRKPHGKIYNELQRICGGPPTAMATVEQLEERIATLRSW; this is translated from the coding sequence GTGCTCACCGACCCCTCGCAGGCCCCGTCCCGGCCCCTGCGTGCCTGGCAGCGCCGGGCGCTCACCAAGTACCTCTCGAGCAGCCCGCAGGACTTCCTGGCGGTGGCGACGCCGGGTGCGGGCAAGACGACGTTCGGGTTGCGGATCGCTGCGGAGCTGTTGGCCGATCGGACGGTCGAGGCGGTCACGGTGGTCGCACCCACCGAGCACCTCAAGCACCAGTGGGCGCTGGCAGCCGGTGGCGCAGGTATTCCGCTGGACTCCAACTTCCGCAACAGCGACGGCATCACCTCCAGCGATTATCGCGGTGTCGTGGTGACCTACGCGCAGGTCGCGGCGCACCCGACGTTGCACCGGGTGCGCACCGAACGCCGCAAGACGCTGGTGATCCTCGACGAGGTGCACCACGCGGGGGACGCGAAGTCCTGGGGGGACGCGATCCGGGAGGCGTTCACCCCGGGAGTGCGGCGGCTATCACTGACCGGCACCCCGTTCCGCAGCGACGATTCGCCGATCCCGTTCATCGGCTACGAGCCCGACGCCGACGGCTCGCTGCGCAGCCGCGCGGACCACTCCTACGGCTACTCCGACGCCCTCAACGACGGCGTGGTCAGGCCGGTGCTGTTCCTGGCGTACTCCGGGGAGGCCCGGTGGCGCACCAACGCCGGTGACGAGTTCAGCGCTCGTCTTGGCGAGCCGCTGACAGCAGAGCAGACCGCTCGGGCATGGCGCACCGCCCTGGACCCGTCGGGGGAGTGGATCCCGACGGTGCTGCAGGCCGCCGACACCCGGTTGACGCAGCTGCGCAACGGCGGGCTCCCGGACGCCGGTGGCCTGGTGATCGCTTCGGACCACGTGACAGCGAAGGCATACGCCAAGACCCTGCACCGCCTGACCGGGCACGATCCGGTGGTGGTGCTCTCCGACGACCCGCAGGCATCCGGGCGGATCGCCGAGTTCGCCGAGTCTGAGGACCGCTGGATGGTCGCGGTCCGGATGGTCAGCGAAGGCGTCGACGTGCCACGGCTGGCGGTCGGCGTCTACGCGACGAGTGCTTCCACGCCGCTGTTCTTCGCGCAGGCCGTGGGCCGGTTCGTGCGGGCCCGGAAACCGGGCGAAACGGCGAGCATCTTCCTGCCGAGCGTGCCTGTGCTGCTGGAGCTGGCCAGCCAGCTGGAGGCGCAGCGCGACCACGTGCTCGGCAAGCCGCACCGGGAGAAGGACGGCTGGGACGACGAACTGCTGGCCGCGGCCAACAGCAAGCGCGACGAGCCCGGCGAGGAGGAGAAGGCGTTCACCTCGCTGGGCGCCGAGGCCGAGCTGGATCAGGTGATCTACGACGGCTCGTCGTTCGGCACGGCCGCGTTCAGCACCAGCGAGGAAGAGCAGGACTACCTCGGGCTGCCCGGCCTACTGGAACCCGACCAGGTGCGCGCGCTGTTGCGGCAACGTCAGGAGCAGCAGCTGGAGGACGTCGGCAAGCGCGAGGCCGAGGCGAAGGCGGCGAAGGCCGCCGAGCAGGCCGAGCAGCGCGCCCGGCCACAAAGCGTGCAGGAGCGGTTGCAGAAGCTCCGCAAGGAGCTCAACACCCTCGTGTCGTTGCACCACCACCGCACTCGGAAACCGCACGGCAAGATCTACAACGAGCTGCAGAGAATCTGCGGCGGGCCGCCTACCGCGATGGCCACCGTCGAACAACTCGAAGAACGCATCGCCACACTGCGCTCCTGGTGA
- a CDS encoding DUF7455 domain-containing protein, translated as MPGTLTRPELTAADRCDRCGAAAKLRAVLPSGGELLFCGHHARAYEAGLREVQADLQQDEQ; from the coding sequence ATGCCGGGAACGCTCACCCGCCCCGAGCTGACCGCCGCCGACCGCTGCGACCGCTGCGGGGCCGCTGCCAAGCTTCGCGCCGTATTGCCATCCGGTGGGGAGCTTCTGTTCTGCGGGCACCACGCCCGCGCGTACGAGGCCGGGCTGCGTGAAGTGCAGGCCGACTTGCAACAGGACGAGCAGTAA
- the cei gene encoding envelope integrity protein Cei yields the protein MSAVSARWSRRARYRRRRPLPALVVLVGLVVLSGLLWTRIFDSVKDINAATTCNPPGAPMATPKAGDRPAPVPLGSMLPRTALDSTTPIPPQDVRVRVLNGNGESRQASLVSDELANLGFAKGGADNDPVYVNYDLRCHGQIRFGGAGVSAARTLSLIAPCAQLVRDERQDASVDFALGTGFDDIKTTSEAKQVLQELENWVPQRNHQDGAQQEVTPPQISNDLLTDARDVHC from the coding sequence GTGTCAGCCGTGAGTGCAAGGTGGAGTCGGCGAGCCCGGTATCGGCGGCGTCGGCCACTGCCCGCTCTGGTGGTGCTGGTCGGGCTCGTGGTGCTGTCCGGACTGCTGTGGACGCGGATCTTCGACTCCGTGAAGGACATCAACGCCGCGACCACCTGCAACCCGCCCGGCGCACCGATGGCCACGCCGAAGGCTGGTGACCGGCCCGCCCCGGTGCCGCTGGGCTCGATGCTGCCGCGCACCGCGCTCGATTCGACCACCCCGATTCCGCCGCAGGACGTCCGGGTGCGAGTGCTCAACGGCAACGGCGAGTCCCGGCAGGCGTCGCTGGTCAGCGACGAGCTCGCCAACCTCGGCTTCGCCAAGGGCGGCGCGGACAACGACCCGGTCTATGTCAACTACGACCTGCGGTGCCACGGCCAGATCCGCTTCGGCGGCGCCGGGGTGAGCGCGGCGCGGACGCTGAGCCTGATCGCGCCGTGCGCCCAGCTGGTCCGCGACGAACGCCAGGACGCCAGCGTCGACTTCGCGCTGGGGACCGGCTTCGACGACATCAAGACCACGTCGGAGGCCAAGCAGGTGCTCCAGGAGCTGGAGAACTGGGTGCCCCAGCGCAACCACCAGGACGGCGCCCAGCAAGAGGTGACTCCCCCGCAGATCAGCAACGATCTGCTCACCGATGCCCGCGACGTGCACTGCTGA
- a CDS encoding cysteine desulfurase-like protein, with protein MAYDVEKVRAQYPALSDGRAWLDGAAGTQVPQSVIDAVSDAYRVGMSNVGGPFESSRRAAGIVAEARAAVADLVGAPDPACVVFGPSMTALTYRFAAVLAAGWAPGDEVVVTQLDHDANVRPWMQYAQRAGAAVRMAELDPATGELPVDQVTSLIGERTKLVAVTAASNVLGTMPDLRAISHRAREAGALTYVDGVQHCPHAHVRLAELGADFYATSAYKWAGPHLAAVVAADPWSLENLYPDKLTPSPDTVPERFELGTSPFAAMAGAVAAVDHLAGLDSDADGGRVERLAVSRCSVQAHEDELAKMLFDGLAALDGVVRYGAPQGPCTPTAFFGLPGKEPSDAAAQLAERGLNVSHGHSYAWEAVHALGIGPKGGVRASLSHYSNQADVQRLLDALGEISG; from the coding sequence ATGGCTTATGACGTGGAGAAGGTCCGGGCGCAGTACCCGGCGCTGTCCGACGGTCGGGCGTGGTTGGACGGTGCGGCAGGCACCCAGGTCCCGCAGTCGGTGATCGACGCGGTCAGCGATGCTTACCGGGTCGGGATGTCCAACGTGGGCGGCCCGTTCGAGTCCAGCCGTCGCGCCGCCGGGATCGTCGCGGAGGCGCGGGCGGCTGTCGCCGACCTGGTGGGTGCCCCCGACCCCGCATGCGTGGTGTTCGGCCCGAGCATGACCGCACTGACCTACCGCTTCGCCGCGGTGTTGGCAGCGGGCTGGGCGCCGGGCGACGAGGTCGTGGTGACGCAGCTGGACCACGACGCAAACGTGCGCCCCTGGATGCAGTACGCGCAGCGCGCGGGCGCGGCCGTGCGGATGGCCGAACTCGACCCCGCGACCGGGGAACTGCCCGTCGACCAGGTCACCAGCCTCATCGGCGAGCGCACCAAGCTGGTTGCCGTCACGGCAGCCTCGAACGTGCTGGGCACCATGCCCGACCTCCGAGCGATCTCCCACCGGGCCCGGGAGGCCGGAGCCCTGACCTACGTGGACGGGGTCCAGCACTGCCCGCACGCCCACGTCCGGCTTGCCGAACTGGGCGCGGATTTCTACGCGACCAGTGCGTACAAGTGGGCAGGTCCGCACTTGGCCGCAGTGGTCGCCGCCGACCCGTGGTCGCTGGAGAACCTGTACCCGGACAAGCTCACGCCGTCGCCGGACACCGTGCCGGAGCGGTTCGAGCTCGGGACCAGTCCGTTCGCCGCGATGGCCGGAGCGGTCGCCGCAGTGGACCACCTGGCCGGACTGGACTCCGACGCCGACGGCGGCCGGGTCGAGCGGCTGGCGGTCTCCCGGTGTTCCGTGCAGGCCCACGAGGACGAGCTGGCCAAGATGCTCTTCGACGGGCTGGCCGCGCTTGACGGCGTCGTCCGGTATGGCGCTCCGCAGGGCCCCTGCACGCCTACGGCGTTCTTCGGGCTTCCGGGCAAGGAACCCTCGGATGCGGCGGCGCAGCTGGCTGAGCGCGGTCTCAACGTCTCCCACGGGCATTCCTACGCCTGGGAGGCGGTGCACGCGCTCGGCATAGGGCCGAAGGGCGGCGTGCGGGCCAGCCTGTCGCACTACAGCAACCAGGCGGACGTCCAACGGCTGCTCGACGCCCTGGGCGAAATCAGCGGATGA
- a CDS encoding OB-fold nucleic acid binding domain-containing protein: MSKTDGGYWRRLVRRLTSDVAELDADDLSEQSQAGGAQRASECQCGQEAVVLGRVRSVGLCPKASAPTLEAELYDGTEDVTLVWLGRRRIAGIEPGRIIKARGRIAVRDGRKVLYNPYYELQNTA; encoded by the coding sequence ATGAGCAAGACCGACGGCGGCTACTGGCGTCGCCTCGTACGCCGCCTGACCAGCGACGTCGCCGAGCTGGACGCCGACGACCTCTCGGAGCAGTCCCAGGCCGGCGGCGCCCAGCGCGCGAGCGAGTGCCAATGCGGCCAGGAGGCCGTGGTGCTCGGCCGGGTGCGCAGCGTTGGTCTGTGTCCGAAGGCGTCGGCACCGACGCTGGAGGCCGAACTGTACGACGGCACCGAGGATGTGACGTTGGTCTGGTTGGGCCGCCGCCGGATCGCCGGGATCGAACCGGGTCGCATCATCAAGGCCCGGGGCCGGATCGCGGTTCGTGACGGCCGCAAGGTGCTATACAACCCCTACTACGAGTTGCAGAACACCGC
- a CDS encoding inositol monophosphatase family protein translates to MYVGLAAEVDAKGLREVAVQIAREAADLARTLRDESVTDGAVDTKSTETDVVTAGDRAVERLVRERLARLRPGESVLGEEEGGEGALDGLRWVVDPIDGTVNYLYGFPWYSVSLAAQLDGRSVAGAVVEPVSGRVWSAAAGHGAFLDGRRLRASAADRLDLALIGTGFSYSVRRRTAQAEVLGRLLGQVRDIRRSGVASLDLCAVGAGWLDGMFEVGLNRWDWAAGALIAAEAGAELRLPEPDSTDGLGDGMIVCAAPGIAKELTAALLRADAGRV, encoded by the coding sequence GTGTACGTGGGATTGGCAGCAGAAGTAGACGCTAAGGGCCTGCGCGAGGTGGCGGTGCAAATCGCCCGCGAGGCCGCTGACCTGGCCCGCACCCTCCGTGATGAGTCTGTCACGGACGGTGCGGTCGACACCAAGAGCACGGAGACCGATGTCGTTACGGCCGGCGACCGCGCCGTGGAACGACTCGTGCGGGAGCGGCTGGCGCGGCTGCGGCCCGGCGAGTCGGTGCTGGGGGAGGAGGAAGGCGGCGAAGGCGCCCTGGACGGGCTGCGCTGGGTCGTCGACCCGATCGACGGCACCGTCAACTACCTGTACGGCTTCCCCTGGTACTCGGTGTCGCTGGCCGCGCAGCTGGACGGACGTTCGGTGGCCGGTGCGGTGGTGGAGCCCGTTTCCGGCCGGGTGTGGAGTGCCGCAGCCGGGCACGGCGCCTTCCTGGACGGCCGTCGGCTGCGTGCCTCGGCCGCCGACCGGCTCGACCTGGCGCTGATCGGCACCGGGTTCTCCTATTCAGTGCGACGCCGTACGGCGCAGGCGGAGGTGCTCGGTCGGCTGCTGGGGCAGGTGCGCGACATCCGGCGCTCCGGGGTGGCCTCGCTGGACCTGTGCGCCGTCGGCGCGGGTTGGCTGGACGGCATGTTCGAGGTCGGTCTCAACCGGTGGGACTGGGCCGCCGGCGCTCTGATCGCCGCCGAGGCCGGTGCCGAGCTGCGGTTGCCCGAACCGGATTCGACGGACGGGCTGGGCGACGGGATGATCGTCTGCGCCGCGCCGGGCATCGCCAAGGAACTGACGGCGGCCCTGCTTCGCGCCGACGCCGGCCGGGTGTAA
- a CDS encoding DUF4193 domain-containing protein, whose translation MATDYDAPRRESEDLAEDSLEELKARRNDAQSGVVDEDEGAIAENFELPGADLSGEEMTVKVLPKQADEFTCSSCFLVHHRSRLAENRNGRLVCRDCAA comes from the coding sequence ATGGCGACCGACTACGACGCTCCGCGCCGCGAGTCCGAAGACTTGGCGGAGGACTCGTTGGAGGAGCTGAAGGCGCGACGCAACGATGCGCAATCCGGCGTCGTCGACGAGGACGAAGGGGCGATCGCGGAGAACTTCGAACTGCCGGGCGCAGACCTGTCCGGCGAGGAGATGACCGTCAAGGTGCTCCCGAAGCAGGCTGACGAGTTCACCTGCTCGAGCTGCTTCCTCGTCCACCACCGCAGCCGGCTGGCCGAGAACCGGAATGGCCGGCTGGTCTGCCGCGACTGCGCTGCCTGA
- the dut gene encoding dUTP diphosphatase — protein MSNVKVLLTRLDPDVPLPAYAKPGDAGADLVTTSDVVLEPGERAVVGTGIAVALPEGYAGFVHPRSGLAAKAGLSVVNAPGTVDSGYRGEIKVCLVNHDRAVPLSLRRGDRIAQLVVQKVEHAVFQEVEELPASQRGAGGYGSTGGHEVLAVSGVEAGHRTEV, from the coding sequence GTGTCGAACGTGAAGGTCCTGCTGACCCGACTTGATCCCGATGTGCCGCTGCCGGCGTACGCGAAGCCAGGCGATGCGGGCGCAGATCTCGTGACCACCAGCGACGTGGTGCTCGAACCCGGCGAACGCGCCGTGGTGGGCACCGGAATCGCGGTGGCGCTGCCGGAGGGCTACGCGGGCTTCGTGCACCCGCGCTCGGGCCTGGCCGCCAAGGCCGGGTTGAGCGTGGTCAACGCGCCCGGCACCGTCGATTCCGGGTACCGCGGTGAGATCAAGGTCTGCCTGGTTAATCATGATCGTGCGGTACCGCTGTCGTTGCGGCGCGGCGACCGGATCGCCCAGCTCGTCGTGCAGAAGGTCGAGCACGCGGTGTTCCAGGAGGTCGAAGAGCTGCCGGCGTCGCAGCGGGGTGCCGGGGGCTACGGGTCCACCGGCGGGCACGAGGTGCTGGCGGTCTCGGGAGTCGAGGCCGGTCACAGGACGGAGGTCTGA
- a CDS encoding DUF3710 domain-containing protein, with amino-acid sequence MFGWGRRGKRADDAAADEALYDEVEDLDTGGGPFDESEAPDDQVERLDLGSVRLPVPEGGQLQVEVDPAGPVRAVHLVTPVGRLTVSAFAAPRSSGLWAEVSAELGEQLRKDGARVHTEQGDWGTELVADSPKAALRFVGVDGPRWLLRGVAAGPGEVAKDCAKLLYAVLDETIVVRGADPLPVRTPLPIELPEAILRHIQQAQAQAQNNGQTG; translated from the coding sequence ATGTTCGGATGGGGCCGTCGAGGCAAACGTGCCGATGACGCGGCTGCGGACGAGGCGTTGTACGACGAGGTCGAGGATCTGGACACCGGCGGCGGACCGTTCGACGAGAGCGAGGCGCCCGACGACCAGGTGGAGCGGCTCGACCTCGGTTCGGTGCGGCTGCCGGTGCCCGAGGGCGGCCAGTTGCAGGTCGAGGTCGACCCGGCCGGGCCGGTGCGCGCGGTGCACCTGGTGACGCCGGTCGGCCGGCTGACCGTCAGCGCGTTCGCGGCACCGCGCAGCAGCGGGCTGTGGGCCGAGGTCAGTGCCGAGCTCGGCGAGCAGCTGCGCAAGGATGGCGCGCGGGTGCATACCGAGCAGGGTGACTGGGGCACCGAGCTGGTGGCCGACTCGCCGAAGGCGGCGCTGCGGTTCGTCGGGGTGGACGGCCCGCGCTGGTTGCTGCGCGGCGTCGCGGCCGGGCCAGGGGAAGTCGCGAAGGACTGCGCGAAGCTGCTTTACGCGGTCCTCGACGAGACCATCGTGGTCCGCGGTGCCGATCCACTGCCGGTGCGCACGCCGCTGCCGATCGAGCTGCCGGAGGCGATCCTGCGCCACATCCAGCAGGCCCAAGCCCAGGCCCAGAACAACGGCCAGACGGGCTGA
- the ppgK gene encoding polyphosphate--glucose phosphotransferase, whose amino-acid sequence MATARGFGVDIGGSGIKGCPVDIDGGVLAEERMRIPTPQPSTPSAVADAVAEIVEKFAWTGPVGITLPCVIKDGSALSAANVDKGWIGTDAQELFAERLGRTRDDVLVLNDADAAGIAEMRAGAGAGHRGLVVVLTFGTGIGSAMFIDGQLVPNTEFGHIEVDSLDAETQAAASVKDDLELSYEEWAPRVSHYIQALEKFLWPDLIIAGGGVSKKGHKWIPLLETRTPVVAAALRNDAGIVGAATAATTRHNA is encoded by the coding sequence ATGGCGACTGCCCGCGGCTTCGGCGTGGATATCGGCGGGTCCGGCATCAAGGGGTGTCCGGTCGACATCGACGGTGGCGTGCTGGCCGAAGAGCGGATGCGGATCCCCACCCCACAGCCTTCGACACCGTCCGCCGTGGCGGACGCCGTCGCCGAGATCGTCGAGAAGTTCGCCTGGACCGGTCCGGTCGGCATCACGCTGCCCTGCGTGATCAAGGACGGCAGCGCGCTCAGCGCCGCGAACGTCGACAAGGGCTGGATCGGCACGGACGCCCAGGAACTGTTCGCCGAGCGGCTCGGCCGCACCCGCGACGACGTGCTGGTGCTCAATGATGCCGATGCCGCCGGCATCGCCGAGATGCGCGCCGGCGCCGGTGCCGGACATCGCGGCCTGGTCGTGGTGCTGACCTTCGGCACCGGCATCGGCAGCGCGATGTTCATCGACGGCCAACTGGTGCCCAACACCGAGTTCGGGCACATCGAGGTCGACAGCCTCGACGCGGAGACTCAGGCCGCGGCCTCGGTCAAGGACGACCTGGAGCTCTCCTACGAGGAGTGGGCGCCCCGGGTCAGCCACTACATCCAGGCGCTGGAGAAGTTCCTCTGGCCCGACTTGATCATCGCTGGCGGCGGGGTCAGCAAAAAGGGTCACAAATGGATTCCGCTGCTGGAGACGCGTACGCCGGTGGTGGCCGCGGCGTTGCGCAATGACGCCGGCATCGTCGGGGCCGCTACGGCCGCCACGACCAGGCACAACGCCTGA
- a CDS encoding RNA polymerase sigma factor, with translation MAAAETATRRSAATTGGAQSQSGQSQATPASEAAASSDAEQTNSTAARKSTPKSSGAKSTARKTTAAKSAAKKGAKAPAKKPTKSASAKGSGEGMEIDEPIETDLTSPDVGDLADVEVEIPEEPVPEEDAKESGDFVWDEEESEALRQARKDAELTASADSVRAYLKQIGKVALLNAEEEVELAKRIEAGLYGAERLRQVEEVGEQLTTQMRRDLRWIVRDGERAKNHLLEANLRLVVSLAKRYTGRGMAFLDLIQEGNLGLIRAVEKFDYTKGYKFSTYATWWIRQAITRAMADQARTIRIPVHMVEVINKLGRIQRELLQDLGREPTPEELAKEMDITPEKVLEIQQYAREPISLDQTIGDEGDSQLGDFIEDSEAVVAVDAVSFTLLQDQLQSVLATLSEREAGVVRLRFGLTDGQPRTLDEIGQVYGVTRERIRQIESKTMSKLRHPSRSQVLRDYLD, from the coding sequence GTGGCAGCCGCAGAAACCGCAACCCGACGCTCCGCTGCAACCACCGGCGGTGCCCAGTCCCAGTCGGGCCAGTCCCAGGCCACCCCAGCTTCGGAGGCGGCTGCTTCGTCTGACGCCGAGCAGACGAACTCCACCGCCGCGCGCAAGAGCACTCCCAAGAGCTCGGGTGCGAAGTCGACGGCCCGCAAGACCACCGCCGCGAAATCGGCGGCCAAAAAGGGTGCCAAGGCCCCCGCGAAGAAGCCGACCAAATCGGCTTCCGCCAAGGGCAGCGGCGAGGGCATGGAGATCGACGAACCGATCGAGACCGACCTGACGTCCCCGGACGTCGGCGACCTCGCCGACGTCGAGGTGGAAATTCCGGAAGAGCCCGTTCCGGAGGAGGACGCCAAGGAATCCGGCGACTTCGTCTGGGACGAAGAGGAGTCCGAGGCACTCCGGCAGGCTCGCAAGGACGCCGAGCTGACGGCCTCCGCCGACTCGGTGCGCGCCTACCTGAAGCAGATCGGCAAGGTCGCGCTGCTCAACGCCGAGGAAGAGGTGGAGCTGGCCAAACGCATCGAGGCCGGGCTCTACGGCGCGGAGCGCCTGCGGCAGGTAGAGGAGGTCGGCGAGCAGCTGACCACCCAGATGCGCCGTGATCTGCGCTGGATCGTCCGCGACGGCGAGCGGGCGAAGAACCACCTCCTGGAGGCAAACCTCCGGCTGGTCGTCAGCCTCGCCAAGCGCTACACCGGGCGCGGCATGGCGTTCCTGGACCTGATCCAGGAGGGCAACCTCGGCCTGATCCGCGCGGTGGAGAAGTTCGACTACACCAAGGGTTACAAGTTCTCCACCTACGCCACCTGGTGGATCCGGCAGGCCATCACCCGCGCCATGGCCGACCAGGCCCGCACCATCCGCATCCCGGTGCACATGGTCGAGGTGATCAACAAACTCGGCCGCATACAGCGCGAGTTGTTGCAGGACCTGGGCCGCGAGCCCACGCCCGAAGAGCTCGCCAAGGAAATGGACATCACCCCGGAAAAGGTGCTGGAGATCCAGCAGTACGCCCGGGAACCCATCTCCCTGGACCAGACCATCGGCGACGAGGGCGACAGCCAGCTCGGCGACTTCATCGAGGACTCCGAGGCGGTCGTCGCGGTCGACGCGGTGTCGTTCACGCTGCTGCAGGACCAGTTGCAGTCGGTGCTAGCGACGCTGTCCGAGCGGGAGGCCGGCGTGGTCCGCCTGCGGTTCGGGCTCACCGACGGCCAGCCGCGGACGCTGGATGAGATCGGCCAGGTCTACGGGGTGACCCGGGAGCGGATCCGGCAGATCGAGTCCAAGACGATGTCGAAGCTGCGCCACCCGTCCCGGTCCCAGGTGCTCCGCGACTACCTGGACTGA